The genomic region GTTGGAGAGCTCGAACGAATTCTCCGGCCTTTCACGACGATGCAGCACGGGAAGGCAATCTAAATTCTGAACAGCAGGCCCTACAGCAGTTCAGGGATTTTAGTCTTCAGAAAAATTTGCCGGGTCACGTACCAGTGCAGCCCAATACGACAGGAGAAACCACCGTTATCGGCTCTGGGGGCCCTGGGGAGGCGAATATGACCAGCACTTCATCGAAGAGTATGTCTATTGGAGAATCCGATGATAATGCCAAGGAGAAGGCAATTGCCAAGGTATTCTCTCGGGCAGCCAACCTCATACGAGAAGGAATAGAGATTGAAGGCGTCGTCTTCCTGGACGCGAATTTCGAGACGTCGGCTACCGATTCAATGCTTAATGAGGACCAGTCCTCGACCGAGTCATCCTCGAGTAGCGATGAGTCAAGTGATAGGATCGAGCAGGAAAACTCTTGTTGCGGAATTTTGGGGTTCGCTacttcgacttcatcaagcatcaACTTGGATGTAGGTTCCGATATCCACACAACCATGCCAATGAAGTTGCTAGCTGCACTCTTGCGGCGGTATCCTGCTGgtaaaatatttaatttcgACGAGGATGGTAACCTCTTATCAAGTGGTTCGTCTGAGGCCGACCTTTGTACACCGATGCCGAAGGAAGAATATTTTGGTGAAAAATCAACTGCGGCACTATCTGGTAAAAGTCAGCGTCCTTGGTCACGACCTCTAGAAGGACCGTCTgtctccaagatcttccCTGGTGCTCGAAGCGTAGCCTTTGTGCCCGTTTGGGACCCCAAAAGAGACCGTTGGTTAGCGGGAGGCTTCGCGTATACTCGGACACCCACGAGGACATTTACGATCGAGGGTGAGTTGAGTTACCTGCGAGGATTTGGCATGCTGGCCATGTCGGAAGTCCAACGACTCGAAGCCTTGCTTGTGAACAAGGCACAATCCGATGTGCTTGGCTCATTATCTCACGAATTACGTACTCCTCTTCACGGGGTCATGCTCTCAGCCGAGTTGCTGTCCGATACTCAGCTGGATGTTTTCCAGGGAAACCTACTGCGAACCCTTGAGACCTGTGGTAGAACACTGTCCGAGACTATTGATcatcttttatatttctcAAAAGTCAATCAAGTTGCAGCTCATCGAAAGAAGGAGCGCCGAGCTCGAAAACGATCTATTGTCTCAGACTCTGCCACAACAGTTCCCGCGAGTGTTTCGACCTCTGAGGTTAGGCTGGACGCCCTAATTGAAGAGGTCATGGACAGTGTTTTCGCCGGTCATGTTTTCAAAGGCAATGAAGCCCACAAAGCTTGGCAAACCGCAAATCCAAGCAAGCGCGTCAATatggaggatgagaatgatccGACGGGAGGGCAGTCTGAAGACCCTGTCAAGTACGAAGTGCCACTTGGACACGACAGTCAGGTGGCCATCTTTCTTAATATTGACCCCTACGTGCCGTATCGCTTCCACGTTGCCGCCGGAGCACTCCGCCGTGTTGTGATGAACCTTTTTGGAAATGCACTTAAATATACACACAAGGGCACAATCACGGTTGCACTATCTCAAAAACCCTTGTCCTCGAACAACCCAAGTAGTCACAGACGCTTGGTTCGCATTTCGGTCACAGATACTGGCCAAGGAATATCGCCAGACTTTCTTCGGAACGACCTTTTCAAACCATTCTCCCAGGAAAACCATCTTTCACACGGTACCGGGTTAGGCCTAAGtctggtcaagaagatcgtGGCTTCAATGGACGGTAAAATATCGATCGAGAGTGAAGTCAACGTTGGGACCACAGCAACCATAACATTGCCGTTATCACGATCGAAAGATTCAGACATTTCCAATCCggagcaagagaagaatgaagttgatgaagagactaAGCGCCTAA from Fusarium fujikuroi IMI 58289 draft genome, chromosome FFUJ_chr04 harbors:
- a CDS encoding related to nik-1 protein (Os-1p protein) — protein: MASCSRQQVSEPARERESFKYGASLLNDITDSPAEGAPPGPPSSNGTVPSDEIKRQETPRDTVLASLAQLGLWKTGTNRALISLFDRNHQYIVAETTQRSSLAKGPIWPKDKNGDFWLYPGTFPRQLSVCGRALMVQNHDSSSSDEEVPLTLIPDLKADAGLCKVQHPLSEFPARFYAAVPVRSPAGVDIGVYCVIDSEPREAESWTTNDTEVLREISSNIMDYLRSKSVGDAYRRSVRMTRGIGSFVEKESSMAGWRARTNSPAFHDDAAREGNLNSEQQALQQFRDFSLQKNLPGHVPVQPNTTGETTVIGSGGPGEANMTSTSSKSMSIGESDDNAKEKAIAKVFSRAANLIREGIEIEGVVFLDANFETSATDSMLNEDQSSTESSSSSDESSDRIEQENSCCGILGFATSTSSSINLDVGSDIHTTMPMKLLAALLRRYPAGKIFNFDEDGNLLSSGSSEADLCTPMPKEEYFGEKSTAALSGKSQRPWSRPLEGPSVSKIFPGARSVAFVPVWDPKRDRWLAGGFAYTRTPTRTFTIEGELSYLRGFGMLAMSEVQRLEALLVNKAQSDVLGSLSHELRTPLHGVMLSAELLSDTQLDVFQGNLLRTLETCGRTLSETIDHLLYFSKVNQVAAHRKKERRARKRSIVSDSATTVPASVSTSEVRLDALIEEVMDSVFAGHVFKGNEAHKAWQTANPSKRVNMEDENDPTGGQSEDPVKYEVPLGHDSQVAIFLNIDPYVPYRFHVAAGALRRVVMNLFGNALKYTHKGTITVALSQKPLSSNNPSSHRRLVRISVTDTGQGISPDFLRNDLFKPFSQENHLSHGTGLGLSLVKKIVASMDGKISIESEVNVGTTATITLPLSRSKDSDISNPEQEKNEVDEETKRLKGLRLRLVGFPSEEEIKSKTARGIPMSAMKVMCHRWLEMDVINEATCQGVAPDLVLCNEIAIEDSVLSSEELVRCPVVVVCANAITAHRRSSESKASEDHRVYEFVSQPIGPHKLARILHIALCRWGDLQALSPAAPVCEDEEHLDYASNDAKRCSTRSNTEEDAPDNKSTPGPGAASLKRPGPPSRVPSKRPSQATQQQGSTAASEPKSFLLVDDNPINLSVLCAYMKKLKSKYTTAADGLEAVERFQENPDEFSCILMDISMPRMDGIEATKQIRAFENKEGRQPVVILALTGLASASAQQDAYASGVDVFLSKPVKLKELSSILRERSLA